GCCACTGATGAGCTCCCAGAATCTGGACTTGCCCGCCAACGCCATTAACCCTCGACTGATGACCGACTTTCTGGCCCTCATAGATGAGCTTAAGACAAGAGCCGAAAAATAAAATTTTGGCTTTATAGCTGAACCGTAGCGCAACCTCAACAGGGTTGCGCACTTGTTTTCAGCCAGTTCAGCTTGGCTCTTTCACCGGGTGAATATTCCGGTTCATCTTCCGAAAAGGAAGGCAAGCCGAATTTATTCCCGAAACGTCGGCTGCGCAGTGGCTGGGTCGTACCTTGGTCGCCGAATTAATGTACCAACATTGAATTTACTCCCAGTTGAGAAAAATTCTTAACTAGGCTAGTCGACATTCAAATGTTCCCGTATATTTGTTTAACCTTTTGCCACGAAAAGCTAAACAGTATGACCTCTTTGGAATTCACCGATCAAGTACAGAAGATTTCCTACTCCCTGAAGCCCGTGGCCATGAACCTGACCCGCGACGCTGACGATGCCAAGGACCTAGTCCAGGAAACCCTGCTCAAAGCCATGCTGAACAAGGACAAGTTTAAGGCCGGCACCAACCTGAAGGCGTGGTTGTACACTATAATGCGTAACACCTTCATCAATAATTACAATAAGATTACCAAGCGCAATAGCAATATTGACAGCACCGAGTATTTCCAATATTTCAATACCGACGAAAACTATATCACCCACAACGGAGCCACTTCCGACTTTGTGGTAACGGACATCAACGAGGCCATTGCCAACCTCTCGGCCGACTACCGGACCCCGTTCATGATGTACTACATTGGCTACAAGTACCTGGAAATTGCGGAGAAGCTCCAAATTCCAATTGGGACGGTTAAAAACCGGATTCACATTGCCCGCAAGGAACTGAAAGACGCTCTGAAAGTTTACGCCCCCGGCGTGTAGGGAATAGGGAGAATACAACTCGCGTCCGGGCGTAATACGGGCCGCTAGGCACGGAGCAGTAGCTCTAGGTCAGCGGCCCGTAGTTTTTTATCAGGCCGTTGGCCTCCAGCCGGTAAAGCGGGCTGGTTGCTGGTTGAAGTTTGTGATATGCTTGCTAGTGTGTTGTTTTATAATAAGTTATTGTAGGATCGGGTTGGTTTATAAGTTGTTTCCCCGCCAACACGGCCCGTCTGAAAAACCTGGTACAGGAGGCTTACCAAAACAAAGTTGGGAGCGGGTTTGTAGCTTGCCACCACCTTCTATCTGCTCAGATTGACTACCGCTACTGCTCCCCCACACGTCCTGGTTATCGGGGCCGGCTTTGCTGGCCTGTCGGCGGCTACCTCCCTAGCCCAGCGCGGGTACCGCGTTACGGTGCTCGAAAAGAACGAGGGACCCGGCGGCCGGGCCCGGGTTTTTCAAGCCCAGGGCTTCACCTTCGACATGGGCCCGAGCTGGTATTGGATGCCCGACGTATTTGAGAAGTACTTCGCCCGCTTTGGCCGCAAAGTGTCCGATTATTACGAGCTGGAGCGCCTCGACCCGTCGTACCAAGTAGTATTCGGGCCGAATGATGCGGTAGACATTCCGGCGAAAATGGCCGAGCTACGTCAGCTGTTTGAGCACTATGAGCCCGGCAGCGCTGCTCGCCTGGATGAGTTTCTGAAGCAGGCCGCATACAAGTACGAAGTGGGCATCAACCGGCTGGTGTATGCCCCGAGCCGCTCGGTCTTTGAATTTGCCGACCCTAAGCTGCTCGTGGATATGGTGCGCATGGATGTGCTGCAGAGCATGCACAAGCACGTACGCCGCTTTTTCCGGAATCCGAAGCTGCTGCAGCTGGTCGAGTTTCCGATTCTGTTTCTGGGTGCTACTTCCGAAAATACCCCGGCCCTATACTCGCTCATGAATTACGCCGATCTGGCGTTGGGCACTTGGTACCCCAAGGGCGGCATGCACCAGATTGTGCGTGGCATGGTGCAACTGGCTCAAGAGCAGGGCGTGGTGCTCGAATACAACCAGGAAGTGCAGGAAATACAAGTGGAAAACGGCCGGGCCACCGGCGTGCAGACCGCCACTGGCTTCCTGGCCGCCGACATTGTGGTGGCGGGCGCCGACTACCACCACGCCGAGCAGCACTTGCTCCGGCCCGAATTCCGGCACTACGACGAAGCCTACTGGGACAAGCGCACCATGGCCCCGTCGTCGTTACTCTTCTATATCGGGCTGAACAAGCGCCTGCCCAAGCTGCGCCACCACAACCTGTTTTTCGACGAGGACTTTCAGCTCCATGCCCACGAAATCTACGAGCAGCCGCAGTGGCCCAGCAAGCCTTTGTTCTACGTTTCGGCCCCTTCGCAGACCGACCCCACGGTAGCCCCGGACGGCTGCGAAAACCTGTTCCTGCTCATTCCGGTGGCTCCCAACCTGCCCGACCCCGAACAAACCCGGGAGCATTATTACCATTTGATTATGGACCGGCTGGAGCGGCACGTAGGCGAGAATATCCGCGACGCGGTGGTGTATAAGCGTAGCTACGCCCACCAGGACTTTATAAGCGACTACCACAGCTACAAGGGCAATGCCTACGGTTTGGCCAACACCCTGCGCCAGACCGCCATTCTGAAGCCCACTCTCAAAAGCAAAAAGATTAGTAATCTGTATTTTACGGGGCAGTTGACCGTGCCCGGTCCCGGTGTGCCGCCCTCCCTTATTTCAGGGCAGGTAGTGGCCGGTGAAGTGGAGAAGGAGCAGGGGCTGGTCCGCCGATGAGCCGCCAGAGCGGCTGAGCCTGCGGGAAATACTGCCAGCGGTATTTCAAACCATCAGACAATGAGTTGGTTATCGAACCAGCTAAACTGCTTGGCCACTTGCCCACGTAATTGATAACCGGCCCTTCGAGTTAGTGCCTTTTCCTTTCAGACCCCAAATCCGCCCCCTGTGGACCACGTTGCCCTCTTCGACCAAACCAGTCTGGCCTGTAGCAAACTCATTACCAAGCGCTACAGTACGTCGTTTACGCTGGGAATTCGCACGCTCGACCCGCGGTTTCACCTACCGGTATACGCCGTGTATGGCTTTGTGCGCTGGGCCGATGAAATCGTGGATACGTTTCATGATTACGACAAAGCGGCCCTGTTTGCGGACTTCAAGCGGCAGACCGATGAGGCGCTGGCCATGGGCTTTAGCCTGAGCCCAGTGCTGCATGCCTTTCAACTGGTGGTGCGGCAGTACGGCATCGACCGGGAGTTTATTGATGCTTTTTTGAAGAGCATGGAAATGGACCTGGAAGACCGCAGCTACCACCAGTCGATGTACGAAGAGTACATCTATGGCTCGGCCGAAGTGGTGGGCCTGATGTGTCTGCGCATCTTTTGCGAGGGCGACCGGGCCTTGTTTGACAAGCTGCGCGAGCCGGCCCGGCGGCTGGGAGCGGCGTTTCAGAAGATCAACTTTCTGCGCGACATTCGCTCCGACTACGAAGATCGGGGCCGCGTCTACTTTCCCGGCGTGGTGTATGAGCGGTTTGATGATAAGGTGAAGCGCGAAATCGAGGCCGACATTCGGGCCGATTTTGATGCTGGTTACGCGGGTATCGTGCAGCTGCCCCGCTCGGCCCGTCTGGGTGTGTATCTGGCCTACGTGTATTACCTGAAGCTTTTTCATAAAATCCGCCAGCTACCAGCGGCACGAATCTTGGGGGAGCGGGTGCGCGTGCCCGATAACACGAAACTTTTACTGTTAATGGGTTCGTACTTTCGTTACCGCCTTCGGGCTATCTGACCACGAACCCCATTTCGCGTGAAACGTCTGCTGCTCTCTCTTTTCCCGCTTTTTATACTTCTTTCCGCTGTGTCCGAAACCTCGCCTTACCACCTGCCCACCCTGCGCCGCCACTATGAGCAAGCCGCTGCCGATAAAACGGCCGGCGAAAAGTTCTACAAGCTCATGGCCGACTACAACGACAAAGATGCCGTGGTGCTGGGCTACAAAGGCGCTGCCGAAGCCATCCGGGCCCGCGACGCGTCGATGTTCAACAAGCTGAGCTACGTGCAAGCGGCCAGCCGCACCTTCGACCAGGCTGTGGCCCTGGCGCCCCAGAACGCGGAGGTACGCTTCCTACGCTTCAGTGTGGAAAGCAACCTGCCTGGTTTTCTTAACCTAAGTCAGCACGTGGACGAAGACCGTCAACTGCTGGTGCAAACCCTGCTCAAACACCCCAAATCTGGCCTAGACGCGGAAGCTTTCCAGACCGTGCGCAACTTCCTGGTCAACCGGGGCCACGTGAGTGACGAGGAAGCGCAGCAACTGGCCCGCGTCGGTCAGTAAGCCTAGCAAAGTCGTCTGTAATGCAAAAGGGCCACTCCAAACAGGGTGGTCTTTTTATTTGTCACTGGTATTTTTGTTTAACTTTTTTGGGTAAAAAGTAAAACAAAAATGCTTTTTTCGGGTATATCAATCAGAAAACTAAATTACTCTGCGTTAGGTTGATGGAAAAAGCAACCGGGCAGTACGAGGCGTGATGTAGGGTGCTGGTCTGTAAGGGCTGCATCCGAAACCGTCGAACCGTTAGAACCGCATCGAACCTGCTTTTCGTATCTTCTGCCTCCGTGAAGCCCAGCCGTAACATTCCGTCCGCTTCCTTGGTTACCGAGCTATGCCGCACCACCTGAGCGTCCGTATTGACCCCAATTCCGGTTTCTGTTTCGGCGTAATCTATGCCATTCAGATGGCGGAGGATATTCTCGATGAGCAAGGCTACCTGTATTGCCTGGGCGACATTGTACACAACGACGAGGAAGTAGAGCGCCTCGAGCAGCGCGGCCTGCGCATCATCGACTACGACGTCTTTGCCGGCTTGCGCGACGAGAAAGTGCTGATC
Above is a genomic segment from Hymenobacter cellulosivorans containing:
- a CDS encoding sigma-70 family RNA polymerase sigma factor, with product MTSLEFTDQVQKISYSLKPVAMNLTRDADDAKDLVQETLLKAMLNKDKFKAGTNLKAWLYTIMRNTFINNYNKITKRNSNIDSTEYFQYFNTDENYITHNGATSDFVVTDINEAIANLSADYRTPFMMYYIGYKYLEIAEKLQIPIGTVKNRIHIARKELKDALKVYAPGV
- a CDS encoding phytoene desaturase family protein; its protein translation is MTTATAPPHVLVIGAGFAGLSAATSLAQRGYRVTVLEKNEGPGGRARVFQAQGFTFDMGPSWYWMPDVFEKYFARFGRKVSDYYELERLDPSYQVVFGPNDAVDIPAKMAELRQLFEHYEPGSAARLDEFLKQAAYKYEVGINRLVYAPSRSVFEFADPKLLVDMVRMDVLQSMHKHVRRFFRNPKLLQLVEFPILFLGATSENTPALYSLMNYADLALGTWYPKGGMHQIVRGMVQLAQEQGVVLEYNQEVQEIQVENGRATGVQTATGFLAADIVVAGADYHHAEQHLLRPEFRHYDEAYWDKRTMAPSSLLFYIGLNKRLPKLRHHNLFFDEDFQLHAHEIYEQPQWPSKPLFYVSAPSQTDPTVAPDGCENLFLLIPVAPNLPDPEQTREHYYHLIMDRLERHVGENIRDAVVYKRSYAHQDFISDYHSYKGNAYGLANTLRQTAILKPTLKSKKISNLYFTGQLTVPGPGVPPSLISGQVVAGEVEKEQGLVRR
- a CDS encoding phytoene/squalene synthase family protein, which encodes MDHVALFDQTSLACSKLITKRYSTSFTLGIRTLDPRFHLPVYAVYGFVRWADEIVDTFHDYDKAALFADFKRQTDEALAMGFSLSPVLHAFQLVVRQYGIDREFIDAFLKSMEMDLEDRSYHQSMYEEYIYGSAEVVGLMCLRIFCEGDRALFDKLREPARRLGAAFQKINFLRDIRSDYEDRGRVYFPGVVYERFDDKVKREIEADIRADFDAGYAGIVQLPRSARLGVYLAYVYYLKLFHKIRQLPAARILGERVRVPDNTKLLLLMGSYFRYRLRAI